The Oncorhynchus masou masou isolate Uvic2021 chromosome 6, UVic_Omas_1.1, whole genome shotgun sequence genome has a window encoding:
- the LOC135542383 gene encoding zinc finger protein OZF-like, with translation MSSLNYSPPVKEEEVCWTEKEGLWQIIVVKEEKEDVTVKQVEGEAVTVREEEKDVSVKEEEDSFRVKEEDAFFGVKKEGEITVTLKDEEVEIDLNNTRERRDYRGSSVEPQQHYDADAAEKSLSRSEHLKIQQQRPTGKNSHCCSDCGKRFNSSSDLKIHKIIPTGEKPYGFDQCVKSFTGSSCLTIHQRIHTGEKLYSCDQCGKGFGTSRGLTKHQRTHTGEKSYICDQCGKRFTLLNSLIVHQRTHTGDKPYSCDQCGKSFTTSSYLTIHQRTHTGEKPYSCDQCGKGFGTSGCLTKHQRTHTGEKPYSCDQCGKSFTQSTSLTSHQRTHTGDKAYSCDQCGKSFGSSGRLATHRRTHTGEEPYTCGQCGKSFSQSTSLTSHQRTHTGEKPYSCDQCGKSFGTSGCLTKHRRTHTGEKSYSCTQCGKSFTHSTSLISHQRTHTGEKPYSCNQCGKSFASSGLLTVHQRIHTGEKPYCCDQCGRSFTQRSSLVSHRRTHTGEKPHSCNQCGKIYSDKRSLIKHQKIHVVS, from the exons ATGAGCTCCCTAAACTACTCTCCTCCTGTTAAAGAagaggaggtctgctggacggagaaagagggTCTGTGGCAGATAATTGTTGTGAAAGAGGAaaaggaggatgttacagtaaaacaagtagagggtgaggctgttacagtgagagaagaagagaaagacgtttcagtgaaagaagaggaagactcgttcagagtgaaagaggaggatgcaTTTTTTGGAGTGAAGAAGGAAGGGGAGATTACTGTCACATTGAAAGATGAAGAGGTGGAGATCGATCTGAATAACACCA gagagagacgggactatcgtggatcctctgTGGAGCCTCAACAACATTATGATGCTGATgcggcagagaagagtctctccagatcagaacacctcaAAATACAACAACAGAGACCCACAGGGAAGAATTCTCACTGCTGCTCTGATTGTGGGAAAAGATTCAACTCTTCATCAGACCTTAAAATACATAAAATAATTcccactggagagaaaccttatggCTTTGATCAATGTGTGAAGAGTTTTACTGGGTCAAGCTGTCTCACTATTCATCagcgaatacacacaggagagaaactaTATAGCTGCGATCAATGTGGAAAGGGTTTCGGCAcatctcgtggtctgacaaaacaccagagaacacacacaggagagaaatcttatatctgtgatcaatgtgggaagagatttacTCTGCTAAACAGCCTGATAGTacaccagcgaacacacacaggagataaaccttatagctgtgatcaatgtgggaagagttttactacatctagctatctaactatacaccagagaacacatacaggagagaagccatatagctgtgatcaatgtggtaAGGGTTTCGGTACATCTGGCTGTCTGACaaaacaccagagaacacacacaggagagaagccttatagctgtgatcaatgtggaaagagttttactcagtctACCAGCCTgacatcacaccagagaacacacacaggagataaaGCTTATAGCTGTGaccaatgtgggaagagttttggttCATCTGGCCGTCTGGCAACACAccggagaacacacacaggagaggaaCCTTATACCTGTggtcaatgtggaaagagtttttcTCAGTCAACCAGCTTgacatcacaccagagaacacatacaggagagaaaccttatagctgtgatcaatgtgggaagagttttggtaCATCTGGCTGTCTGACAAAACAccggagaacacacacaggagagaaatcttatagctgtactcaatgtgggaagagttttactcattCAACCAGCCTGATATcgcatcagagaacacacacaggggagaaaccttatagctgtaatcaatgtgggaagagttttgcttCATCTGGCCTTCTGACtgtacaccagagaatacacacaggagagaaaccgtattgctgtgatcaatgtgggagaaGTTTTACTCAGCGAAGCAGCCTGGTATCTCAccggagaacacacacaggagagaaaccacatagctgtaatcaatgtgggaagatatactctgataaaagatctctgatcaaacatcagaaaatacatgttgtttcatga